GTGTATGTGGGTAAGTTATGGATCCTCTTATTATTATAGATGGCTGTACCCAATGAGCGGAATGACTGCTGAAGTGTGTCAAATGTCAATGCACTTGGTCATTAATCGTCTGACTCATttgttgatggatggatggatgggcagagAGCAGTCAGGTGATAGATGGCCACGACAATCCCCTTGTCAGGGAAGCCAGGCTAACTGTCCGAATCGCTGATTTCGCCGCAGTACCAATCCAACTGTCGCACgcgcatgcatatatatatatatatatatatatgaaatattgCAGTGACCCGTTTCTAAACTTGACTCAGATCAGATCATCATTCTGATACCGCGCGCGGTATATTATGCCTTTTGGAAAAGCTTAGATATACTGTCATATTTAGAGTGACTTTTTAAACAGACGCTTAGTGTGCCTTATGGTATGTTTGTAAAGCATCCTTCGCAGGCATTTCGGGTCCCTGGGCACTTTCTCTGGCTCCAGCTGGTAACACTATGGCCATAATTCACGGATTTGAGATAGAATTTCATGTGATGCATGTTTCCAGTGTCTAACCAGCCCTATCTGGTTACTCGATGGCCATATTGTTCTTGCTTAATGTACACTGATGTCTTTGGTATTAAATTTATCCATCCCATATAGTCTCGTGAGCGAAGCAGCTCGTATTTCTCTTGTCATTATTGCCTTAAGTATGTGGCACTGAATAGATCGAGCAATGACATAAATGCTCAGTAATTTGTCAGATTTCACTTTGAGTGTGTACTATTACATGAACAGTTGTCTTCAATTTTTTGCGTCTTGTATCTAGAACAAACAAGGTTTCGTCGCTGTGTGATGAAGACGTACATTAAATTAACCTTAAATTTGGATGTAAGATTTGTATAAAACCTTTATTGTGTGACTGAAACGGTGTCCCGTGCGTGTTATGTGTAATAATCTGGATTACGTTAGGTATGTTGAGTGGTTTGGCGTGTTTACGTAGCAGGATCTTTCGGTGATTTCAGTGCGTAATAATTTAAAAGGCAGCCTTTCTGGTTCTACCGGAAAATGCTACATAGAAAAACAAACGTGCTCAGGTGGGATGCTTTTAGGTGTCACCCGAAATAATTATTGGTAAATGGGAAACCTGCCCTCTGGCGCGATCGGGTAGCAGCAGGGGACTGGTGGCAGGTAGACTGTCAGCCGGCATCAGACCAGATAAAAGGCTCGTATCCAAATGAAAGTCACGACATAGGTTGGGACAGAGCACAAAGAAGAATCGCATACAttgaatttagtgattaattgtcattgttgacacaccaccgCACAAcagaatgtgtcctctgcatttaacccatatgtaacacagcagggggcagccaattcagcacccggagagcagtgtttgggggcggtaccttgctctgggtacctcagtggtgccttgctggttggggattcgaacctgcccACGTATACATGtttattgttctgttttctatgAGCTTCTGTTACTGCTAACAGACCTGGTACACTTCACCAGACGTTTGGGCTGTACTTTCACGCTATCAGGATTGGTTACTGGTTGCACTTCTGCTTTCTTCCCACTGGTCACGGAGTTTTTTCTTAAGTTTTATGAGCTATGCAGGTGTTGGCTGTGACGTATCGTCATCATTTTCTGCTGTTGGGGTTGTGCTGAAGGGCTGagctgtcctgggggggggggggttctaccCCTGAGGCGACCTCGACCTGGATGCTGTTGGAAGCTGGGTTTACTCTCGCCTTCAGGCTTGATTTTTCCTTACTGTCCTCTCACCGGCTGTGGGTGGTTTGTTCAATAAAATTGCAGAAACGAGAtctcaaaaaacacacacgtgcGCTTGTGTCCTCTCAGCCTGTAGACCCGTGTgacatgctgccccttgccgtgTGCAAATCCGCTTccactgcctgcttcctgtttaGCACCCGCGGTTTGTCCACAGAGATTAGCGTAGGAAAATGTGACGGAGGCTCCTTGACTCACTTTGACGTTGCCGTAACTTTGATTTACGAGGCAGCGCTGCACTCTCTTGTGACATCGAGTTCACACCCATGACTGCCCCGACTCGGCCTCTGAGCCGTCAGCCCTTAGCAAACGTGATTGCTGATTTATGTTATGATTTGAGAGTGTTGTGTGTAGCTCATCCATGTACACATTCTTCCTGGGCTGACCTCCTTTCACTGTCTGTGTCCTGAGACACCAGACTTTTATAAATACTGAGCAAGCGAGTCAGGATCTCTCTGCATGGTGATATTCGAGTTTGAACCTGGCCGTCAGTCATGCAAAATGTGGTGTTTAGGGGCGGAGTCATGACAGTGAAATTTGCATATTTCTTACGAAAAGTCATATGATGTAAATGTCAGATCTGTCTTCCCTGGTATCTGTATCCTTTTACGATGGTTACAGGCTCCGGTCTGTTCGGCTGACCTTGTCAATCTGATGCGCTGTTTACCTGcttcttggggtggggggtggctagATTGAAAACATCTTGATTGCACAAAATCAACATGGAGGCACATATGGTCACATGGGAGCTGAGAGAGAGACCATTTGTTCCTCAGCTGGCTCTGTGTTGTCCTTTTATAAACACTTCTTTCCCTCGGGGGGTTTTTGAATGAGAACTGGATTCTGGAGTTTATTTGAAGCAGCATCTTGTTGTACAAGGAGCCTTTTATCTTATCTGCCTGCTCTGAAGAGAGGGAGTGGAAAGATGAAACGGATGTCATTTTCATTTCTCGATTTAATGTAATAATGCTGATTTTTCtgtccagtgcagtgacagaggATGTGCATGGAAATCCCCTCTGAGGTCATATATCTGTTCAGGGTCATGGAGGAAAGCACTTTTGTTCATCCCTGGGGGACAGGGAGCGCGCTGGATGGGGTAGCAGTCCATTGCAGCATAACTGCATGCCGTTGGCCTGCAAACTtcatgtactgtgtgtgtgtgggggggggggggggcagcactgaCACGCAGTGCCAGGCACCCATCCACTCGCAGCACACAACACTTTAACATGCTAAGAAATCACTCTGCAAGAGAACAGCACAGTAACGGCCTTgtgtttccatttttatttccatttataACTGTCTGTATCTGAATGCATCCCAATGAGTATTTTTAACATTCAGCCCTGGAATTTCCTTGGTTAAATGGGAAACAGGTGtgggtctctgtgtgtgtctgtgtctctgcctgtatgtatgtgtctgtatctgtgtgtgtctgtgtctctgcctgtgtgtatgtgtctgtatctgtgtgtgtgtctgtatctgtgtgtgtctctgtctgtgtgtgtctctgtctgtgtgtgtctgtatctgtgtgtgtctgtgtctctgcctgtatgtgtgtgtctgtatctgtgtgtgtctgtgtgtgtctctgtgtgtgtctctgtctgtatgtgtctgtatctgtgtgtgtctgtgtctctgcctgtatgtatgtgtctgtatctgtgtgtgtgtgtctgtatctgtgtgtgtctgtgtgtgtctctgtctgtatctgtgtgtgtgtgtctgtatctgtgtgtgtgtgtctgtatgtgtctgtatctgtgtgtgtgtctgtgtctttctGCTGCTTCACATCATTAACACAATTAGCACATTCACTCTCAGATTTCACATAGGATCATCATTCAACTCTGAAAGCATCTAATGGATTTGCATTTTTAAACTAGCATTCCCTATGCAAAGAGTGTAATAGAAACGGTCACTCCTTAATATGAAAGCCCAAGCTAATAAATGGTTTGACTTTGTTATGGCAAGTCTCTACTGATTCGGGCTGTTTGGAGGATATCTGTGTTTTTACCCAGCAGCCCTggtggcggggggcgggggggggtggggtgttcaCAGGCAAATAGCTGCAAGTATGGGATGTAAAGTGTTCAGTTAGGCAAGGAGCATGCTGTATCCTGCAGTCggaattcttaaaaaaaaaaaaaataaataaaatgaagatGGCCTACTTATGGAAAACAGACACTGGGGTTTCAtttgcaaaaatatttttttcataattttttgaTATTCTAAATTTTGGAAATTGGTCAGTTTTGACTGAGATGACTGGGGTTCCTGATAAATGTGAAGGTTTCGGTGAAGGCGTGTGGTTCACGCTTTGAGGAGTAGAGCTCATGCTGTCTGCTTGAAGGACTGTTTGCCAGACGTGTGTTATAGGTGCAGGGAACAGCAGTGATATGACATAATGCTTTGACCAATTATGATTCTTAAATACTAGATAATTGTTATCAGATTTATGCATCTATGTGTTACTTGTTTTTATGTGTAGTtgcaatttttcttatttttaactGTCAATTTTAGTTTTATCAATTCAGATAGAAATTGATATTTCTTCTGTCTTGGGGGGCAGACATTATCCTTTCAGCTCAGATCAGCCTATGGATGGGAGGGGTTATTCTCTAATCCAGACACAAACCCGCAGAAATAGCCTGTTGAACACTAAACAGAATCTTTTTTTGTAATTTCAGCCGTTAATTCGCATTTAAATGGTTGCAGATCGAGGGACATTGAACGATTCTGAAGATAAAGGCAAGGGTTTGCAAAACATAATGCAACTTTTGAGCATGAATGCACACTAATGTAAGTCCTGAGTAAACAGTGGTTTTGATAAGAATGGCAGCTCCTGATAGCTGTGCTGCTGTCAGGATGAGCTCACGGTTGCCCCGATTGCGTACCTGTCcctcacatgacctggcccTGTTTGCATAGCTGTGATATTAGGCTGTGGCGTGGCACAGGACTGGATCAACTCCATTCCTGACCCTGCCCCGGctttcctgcttttttttttttttttgcctggagCCACTCCTGGCTGCCGTATGTATTTGAGGAGCGGAGCCTGGGGCGAGTCAGCCTATGTGAGCTCTTGGTGGGCGGAGTGCTTGTGCCAACGTAGCACGTGGGAGTGGCTGCTGATTCACGCCTGACGCTTGTTTGCTGTGTGTTGTAACTGGGAGCCACATCACACTCAGTGCTGTACTGCTTGCTccgacctccccccccccccccccccccccccccccacacacacacacacacactgaattcTCCCCATCCTATCTGCATGCTGGATTCTGCTTCCCTGCCCTCAATCTCCACCTTGTACCTACACTCTCCGATTCTGAATTTGGGTCACCCCACTACCTAAGCTTTGTTTACCCCTCCTGGTTCGTTGCTGGGGGTGACGGGCAGATTCTGGGCGCCCCCTGGTGTgtgtacagtgttttttctccaaATGAGGTGCCGTGAAATCGGCCCTCGGAGAATTTTTGAACCCTTACTTTTAACGGGGGTTTGCGTGTGTGGTTTTGTGAGGGACTCTCTGTGGTCTGCCTCTTTTTTGACTTTACCCCCCTTCCTTCCAGGTGCAGTGACGGTGATGTCCCTTGTCCAGAAGAGGTCCCCCATGTGCCGGGGCCATCTCCGCAGGCCGGCGGCTCGCCGGTGGAGTCATGGGACAGGCTGGATGATAAGGTCTTTTTCGGTTTTTGCTTTGGTGTGgtttgctgcctcacaccttcagtggtgcaggttcaaaccccacCTCCACTCTCTGTGTTCTTTTCCTGTGCTGGATGAAAGCGTAATACATGCTAACAGCTAACGTACTGCCTGTGCGCAGGTGGACACAGCCCAGGGCGCGGATGCGCGCTCATCCTATGAGGTGGGGCTGGCTACGGAGCGCCGTGCGGCCCTAGGGGAGGCGCTGTTGCAGGATTCCTCACACAAGGACCAGGTGCTGTTTCTTCTCTTCCATTTAACTCATGGTCAGTGTTTTTGTCCTTTGCTGCCACCTATTGGTGATTTTTGCCTTCTAGTCCACATTGAAGGGTTAATTGGTTTGATGGATAGAGGGCTGATTTGTTCCAGTCGATTTGGGCTCCTTATTAACCAGAGCCGAATGACTTAAATCTAATTCACACAATTACATTTGGTTCAGGTTGTTGATTCTGAGGAACCAGCCACAGACGACAAAACGGAACAAATTCTGGACCCTGAGGGGATCCCGGTGCTCGGACCCGATGCTGCCCCAGAGGGGGCTCCTGCCTCTGCCGCCGACATGGCTGAAGACCACTGGGATGCCTCTGGGAGGCTGTCCTCGCAAGCCCTCCCTGCGACTCCCGCTAGGTGAGCCTTAGCTGATGAGGTAGAGGGAAATGCAAGCTAATTAGTGCCCTTCACTCGATCACTGGTGACTTTGCGGTTTGACTTTAGACAAGCTTCTTAGCCCTGCCCCTCCTGTGGCTTTGCCGTGATTGGTGTTGCCTTCCCTCCCTTCAGCCTATCAGAGGGTCCCCCTGGTGATGCTCTGGCGGCTGGCCTGTCTGACTCCGAGCAGCCAGCCTCGGACTGCGAGCCGGGGGAGCCGCCTCTGTTTGATGACGGGCTGCCCAGGTTAGTGCCTGATCGCATTGTGATCATGTGGTTTGGAGTGAAGCCCATGAGTCTGACCCCACCCCCATGTCCTCCCCCCTGCCCTTAGCCTTCCCGTGGGTCACACGGAGAATGCCTCTAGTGGCCACAGGATGGTGAGGCAGACTAAAGCCGACGTGGGTGGCTTGCTGGGGCCTGCGGACGAGCAAGCGACAGGGCTGGACCTCAGTGAGAACACGTCCCATATAATGAGGGACCAGGTGAGAGGCATGGGATGTATGCAGGTGTGCAGCTCAGTGGGAAGGAATCTGGGCCTGTgttcagaaggttgtgggtttaaatCTCATAGCATCTTTTAGCCAGCAGCGTAAGGATATCACTTGCTTGGCACTTGAGTAAGACCCAGAACCTGAAATGCTCCAGGgccgctggctgaccctgtgatgTTGGTGTATGACCttgtgtataatatatatgaatataataTGTAGGTGTATGGTTGTGGGTATCGTATATGCAAGAATTTTATATGATTTCGGTGTACGACTGTATATaatatgtaaggaataattgacgacgggccgttgaattattagaaaataatgcacacccgaggtggtaatgtggccacgacgcgaagcggagtggctgttacacctcgggtgtgcattattttctaataattcaacggtccggagtcaattattccgcttatactatggttgccacacctcaagacatcgatcagatgatatatttcaagggattcgtccggtttttctacttaaatcgctattgtgagtaggattatttcttccgcatctcatccaacgactcttttgctagttccaaaacgtcattttaaagctggcaatggaggcttgagccgttgatagcagactaatgcagttaataatgaagttattagaaagagagcgagagagacagagacacagagaaagagaaacagagagagagagagcttgtatgaattaggctacctctgtgtgtccctcaacagtgttctgaagcaccgtctctaaactgtaagtctgctttaagatgcagcgctgttattacctcgctagtgagaaatgtcatgtgtagcctttaagttggtacactaggctaactaatactgctgcagcccagttgttgaaagtttcatattcaccgtaaatattaaaatttactttcggaaaatcgtctgtcatgttgttgtttttgttagtcctgtgtgctgtataggtactgtatgctaatgtccgttattacagttaactatgcgaagtgatatagaactgtaatgcggtcaagagagctacctggaactacgttcgccgtgcgtttatctgaaaataattgcacacctcagaacgttcgtcagccaatcagattcaagcatttggtcccgtagtataaatgCATGTAATGTGACGAAGAGGCTCAGTCCTCACTGGAGAAAATCAGGAAATTTACTGAAGAATGGAGCACTACACAGGCATCAGCCATGTGACCTGAAATCACAGGCTGAATATCTTCCAGAATCAAAAAAAGTCCATATCAAATCACAGATAAATCAGTATTTTCGAATCACTTCAAATTACTTTTAATGTAGCACTGCCCTCAGTTATCATCAATGACCAGTATGTTACAGCACCTAAAAATGGGCTTGATTTAAAGTTTAACACTCTGAAAGTCAGATATGCATTCAGTACACATTGTTAACAGCATTACAATTGCAATTTTAGTTCTCAAAAGAACCCGGAATTTAAAAAGCTTccgaaaaaatgaaaataatgaaaattgtGGTTAAACTGGCCACACAGACACTCCTGAACTATAGTGTTACAAATATGAGTGGTGTGGACATTTACTAATATGTTCTAGAAGAGTGGCACAGTGGACACTGGCACCGATGCCTCAtacctccagggctggggggggaggggggtgcatgaTCTCACCATATTAGATAGGAATCCCATAACTACTCTGGACATGCAGTTTAGCTGAGTGACACCATTTATATGCCTACAATGTATGACTGGGTATCTCCCCTGCGATGGCCTGGCCATCCCATCCAACGTTAGGGATGGGGTACAGCCTCATGCCCTGCGCTGCTCagtataggctccaggcccactgAGATCCTGACCAGAACAGGATGATGGAAGTTGGGTTCTTCCAGAAGAGCTACTTGCTCTTTATTCATACTGTGGTAATGTGCAGTACAAATGGCAGACTGACCAAATAGAACATCTGTACAGGTTTTACATGTAAAAATCTGAAGGTCATTCCTGCCAGCTAGAAATATCAATGacatcctccacagccaggctaGATATTTATTATACTATTTATTATACCATTTACCAGCACATCAGTTGAGTTTAAGCTGTTCATACAAAGATTTGTTGTTTACTTTGGGAATCCATGGTGCCCAGCATCTTAAATCATCGCAAATATTCTGCAGTGTTATCACCAGCATTTTACAAAGTTTGAATCAtaacagcagacagacagactcctGACCATTCTGCGATCAAGACCGATTTTCAACTCCTGCTGAACTACTACGTTGTCTTCAGATTATTTTGGATTGAAATCCACATGATGGAGGAGGTAAGTTTGAAGTTAATATTTTTGTAACTTCTCTGGTTAAAATATCCATCAAATATATCATGCATTAATTTCAATATTGTTTCCAAAATGCGAGTCTCAGGTTACACTGATTCAAGAGGCAGATCAGAGGCAGCAGAAGGCCCGGGACGAGCGTCGAGCCCTAAATGAAGCGGATCTCCCGGATCTCCAACCCTTACCCCCAAAGGATCCCACAGACCGAGCCTTGGAGGCTCTTTGGGAGGCCAGGAGGACAGAGCCGCTGAGGATCCACGGGCGCAGCGTGGAGGAGTACAGGGCGATGTACCGGCGGCTCGTGGAACCAAGGCTGCTCTACCCTTCTGGCCGACCTCGCCCCCACTCCCTCGATCTGGGGCGCAGGATAAAGCAGCGCCTGTGGGTTGCCGTCTCCTGCCCGAAATTCACCGAACAGGTGGGAGACAAAAAGATAATTGACATCGCGGAGACCTCTGGCAACCCGGGGCTGAAGGGTTATGCCCCCCTGATCGAGGTCGATGTGTGGGACGAGCCCCCGGCCAAAGAGCCTCCAAAGAAGAGAGCGAGACATTAGTCCCTGCTCcatgtatataatgtatatatgtaaataaatgtaaatatgcatgTATTATATATAGGTTCAGTAAAAGTAAatatatatgggttaaatataagtaaatatatatgtaatatataggttaaataa
This genomic interval from Brienomyrus brachyistius isolate T26 chromosome 21, BBRACH_0.4, whole genome shotgun sequence contains the following:
- the LOC125716675 gene encoding uncharacterized protein C22orf31-like codes for the protein MMEEVTLIQEADQRQQKARDERRALNEADLPDLQPLPPKDPTDRALEALWEARRTEPLRIHGRSVEEYRAMYRRLVEPRLLYPSGRPRPHSLDLGRRIKQRLWVAVSCPKFTEQVGDKKIIDIAETSGNPGLKGYAPLIEVDVWDEPPAKEPPKKRARH